Proteins from a genomic interval of Diprion similis isolate iyDipSimi1 chromosome 10, iyDipSimi1.1, whole genome shotgun sequence:
- the LOC124411338 gene encoding TBC1 domain family member 22B-like: protein MENHNHQRQPHPSHQSFWRKNARAVPGRPSLKQDLRPGKTAHGGTGGAPAGQNVLGNSGSGVTSFQDFQESVDDAWDLGDDEFCTVSDVKISKRVSHSAALSVINSHRTAGAAQMNRRDQRQDVISEEKKTEALQRLAVQPLRLRNASINTLQPPAINHQENFEDLEIKNSSSPQHRSHQFPGRPQPLRQMGAPPKFFVPSKEQDGESKVDKFQSLLEAALLNLDELRQLSWSGVPSKLRSVTWRLLSEYLPANLERRPQVLERKRLDYWNLVKQYYDTERDEAFQDTYRQIHIDIPRMSPLITLFQQPTVQLIFERILYIWAIRHPASGYVQGMNDLVTPFFLVFLQEAAPASAWQDLENYEVVSLPEERRKVIEADSFWCLSKFLDGIQDNYIFAQLGIQHKVNQLKELIQRIDGPLHQHLHQHGVDYLQFSFRWMNNLLTRELPLHCTIRLWDTYLAESDRFASFQLYVCAAFLLRWRRHLLQQPDFQGLMLMLQNLPTQNWTDSEIGVLVAEAYKLKFTFADAPNHLQAHDTR from the exons ATGGAAAACCATAATCATCAGCGACAACCGCATCCCAGTCATCAGTCGTTCTGGAGAAAAAATGCTCGCGCTGTACCTGGTCG ACCGAGTTTGAAGCAGGATCTACGGCCAGGAAAAACGGCCCACGGAGGTACAGGAGGAGCGCCTGCGGGGCAGAATGTATTGGGCAACAGCGGTAGCGGCGTGACTTCTTTCCAAGACTTTCAGGAGAGTGTCGACGATGCTTGGGATTTGGGTGATGATGAATTCTGCACGGTTTCGGATGTAAAGATATCAAAGAGAGTCAGTCATTCCGCCGCTTTAAGTGTTATAAACAGCCATAGAACGGCGGGCGCTGCGCAAATGAATCGCAGAGACCAACGCCAGGACGTTAtatcggaagaaaaaaaaactgaggccCTCCAGAGACTCGCGGTACAGCCGCTCAGACTTCGAAACGCCAGCATCAACACCTTACAGCCCCCAGCGATAAATCATCAGGAAAATTTCGAGGACCTTGAAATCAAAAACAGCAGTTCTCCACAGCATAGATCGCACCAGTTTCCGGGTAGGCCTCAACCCCTCAGGCAGATGGGTGCTCCGCCAAAATTCTTTGTACCTTCGAAGGAACAAG ACGGGGAAAGTAAGGTAGACAAATTCCAGTCGTTGTTGGAAGCAGCTTTGTTGAATCTAGACGAGTTGCGGCAATTATCATGGTCTGGAGTACCTTCAAAGCTGCGTTCGGTTACATGGAGATTATTATCT GAATATCTGCCGGCAAACTTGGAGCGCAGGCCACAGGTCTTGGAGCGTAAACGACTAGATTATTGGAATTTGGTAAAGCAATATTACGACACGGAAAGGGACGAAGCATTTCAAGATACTTATCGCCAAATACATATCGATATACCAAGAATGTCGCCGCTGATAACGCTCTTTCAACAGCCCACTGTTCAACTCATCTTCGAAAGAATACTTTACATCTGGGCTATCAGACATCCAGCATCTGGTTACGTGCAG GGAATGAACGATCTTGTGACACCATTCTTCCTTGTATTTCTGCAAGAGGCTGCGCCAGCCTCGGCTTGGCAGGATCTGGAGAATTACGAGGTAGTTTCTCTGCCGGAGGAGCGAAGAAAAGTCATAGAGGCTGACAGTTTTTGGTGCTTGTCGAAATTCCTCGACGGAATACAGgataattacatttttgcCCAGTTAGGAATTCAGCATAAAGTTAATCAGTTGAAAGAGCTGATACAGCGGATTGacg GTCCGCTACATCAGCACCTTCATCAACATGGCGTAGATTATTTACAGTTTTCGTTTAGAtggatgaataatttattaacgaGAGAATTACCTCTTCACTGTACCATTCGTCTCTGGGACACTTATCTCGCCGAGTCGGACAGATTTGCTTCTTTCCAGCTTTATGTTTGCGCTGCATTCCTTCTGCGCTGGAGACGACACCTCCTCCAGCAGCCAGACTTTCAG GGACTAATGTTGATGCTGCAAAACCTGCCAACTCAAAACTGGACGGATTCCGAAATTGGTGTTTTGGTAGCAGAGGCttacaaattgaaattcacgTTCGCAGATGCCCCGAACCATTTGCAGGCGCATGACACTAGGTGA
- the LOC124411337 gene encoding tetratricopeptide repeat protein 39B-like: MSTMEEIEAEDEFQDAQESIVAPTSMDLDTAMVEAKQAIHYFFNNDFDQAKKILAPWAETSIYHALGHSTFAFVEAILTFEQKYVETAAETLKQCMSVCQKHRRKNTIAQNIGKIVKKANYDSYTTEELHAELCYAEALLIKSLLTFMEDETLVSFVKAGFKIRTCYLSFKECQTILRTRKWTNDNHRIHFESGVRMGIGTFNLMISLLPGRVIKLLEFIGFSGDKAFGLEQLEAGYREPNGLRQVLCALTLLSFNLIVMYILSDSRSDLKWCESTLDEELMLYPNGAWFLFFKGRLELVKGNVEDSIQWYQKSRKSQTIWPQFHHLCYWELMWAHCLQRQWDDALIYANHLEAESNWSKTTYMYQKAAILMMRKDREDKEAKDVIRKLMTQMPTHKQRIAGKSLPMEKFVIRKAGRFFAQNESLVLPTFELLLVWNMFKVLGTRPDLLLNIFKLAEEEETSLKLQPSDYQADNEGLVLLLKGTCLRHMRKPLQAEECLRKVLRLDKQIKDDTYLLPFAAVELALLARDQDKPQLAIALLEDTKKNYTGYSLESRLHFRIHSTLLELTGKKPEEIIGVSVNGNGAEETDASTST, from the exons ATGTCAACCATGGAGGAAATCGAAGCTGAGGATGAA ttccAAGACGCCCAGGAAAGCATTGTTGC TCCAACGAGCATGGATTTGGATACCGCAATGGTCGAGGCGAAGCAGGCGATTCACTACTTTTTTAACAATGATTTCGACCAAGCAAAAAAGATCCTGGCACCATGGGCTGAAACCAGTATATATCATGCTCTGGGTCACAGCACTTTCGCTTTTGTCGAGGCTATTCTTACCTTTGAACAA AAGTACGTCGAGACGGCTGCAGAAACTCTGAAACAATGCATGTCTGTCTGTCAAAAACACCGCAGAAAGAACACCATCGCCcagaatattggaaaaatagtaaaaaaggCAAATTATGACAGTTACACTACAG AGGAGCTACATGCCGAACTTTGCTATGCCGAGGCTCTCCTTATCAAGAGTCTACTAACATTCATGGAAGACGAGACATTGGTGTCGTTCGTCAAGGCAGGGTTCAAGATAAGGACCTGCTACTTATCGTTCaa GGAATGCCAAACAATTTTGAGAACTAGAAAATGGACCAACGATAATCACAGAATACATTTCGAAAGCGGCGTTCGAATGGGTATCGGTACATTCAATCTA ATGATATCGTTGCTTCCTGGAAGAGTAATCAAGTTATTGGAATTCATTGGATTTTCTGGCGACAAG GCGTTTGGACTGGAACAACTCGAGGCTGGCTACCGAGAGCCGAACGGCCTTCGTCAGGTGCTTTGCGCGTTGACTTTACTTTCCTTTAACTTAATAGTGATGTACATTCTCTCCGACTCGAGGAGCGATTTGAAGTGGTGCGAGTCGACGCTGGATGAGGAATTGATGCTCTATCCGAACGGAgcttggtttttgttttttaaaggAAGATTGGAGCTGGTAAAAGGCAACGTCGAAGACTCTATACAGTGGTAccaaaaatcgaggaaaagtCAGACGATATGGCCCCAGTTCCACCATCTTTGTTACTGGGAATTGATGTGGGCTCACTGTCTGCAGAGGCAGTGGGACGACGCCTTAATTTACGCCAATCACTTGGAAGCTGAATCAAACTGGTCTAAAactacatatatgtatcaaAAGGCGGCAATTTTAATGATGAGGAAGGACAGGGAAGATAAAGAGGCAAAAGATGTGATAAGAAAACTGATGACTCAGATGCCGACCCACAAGCAACGTATCGCTGGCAAATCTTTGCCAATGGAAAAATTCGTTATAAGAAAGGCGGGACGATTTTTCGCTCAGAATGAATCCCTGGTTTTACCCACTTTCGAGCTTCTTCTTGTTTGGAACATGTTCAAGGTGTTGGGAACTCGGCCTGACCtacttttgaatattttcaaactcgcCGAGGAAGAGGAGACTTCGTTGAAACTTCAACC ATCCGATTACCAAGCGGACAACGAAGGTCTGGTTCTGTTACTGAAGGGAACTTGTCTGCGGCACATGCGCAAACCCCTTCAGGCTGAAGAATGTTTGCGGAAGGTTTTGCGCCTCGATAAGCAAATCAAGGACGATACTTATCTGCTTCCGTTCGCAGCCGTTGAGCTCGCCTTACTAGCTCGGGATCAAGACAAGCCGCAGTTAGCCATCGCTCTTCTGGAGGATACGAA aaaaaattacacaggTTATTCTCTGGAGTCGAGACTTCATTTCAGAATCCATTCCACTCTGCTCGAACTTACTGGTAAAAAACCTGAAGAAATTATAGGAGTTTCTGTAAATGGTAACGGCGCAGAGGAAACTGACGCGAGCACATCtacataa
- the LOC124411080 gene encoding RING finger protein 11: MGNCLKCGGGGQQDNTTLLNNSPDPALTGGASQEALGPPPPYNEIASAYYPPIGTRDRHQQLAELGMGRGTVGLNPIGSVGFSEEEQQVRIAKRIGLIQHLPTGEYDGSKKGECVICMMELITGEEVRYLPCMHTYHAVCIDDWLLRSLTCPSCMEPVDAALINSYYATT; the protein is encoded by the exons ATGGGCAACTGCTTAAAATGCGGCGGAGGCGGTCAACAGGACAACACGACTCTGCTAAACAACAGCCCTGATCCTGCGTTGACCGGCGGTGCCTCCCAGGAGGCTCTTGGCCCTCCGCCACCTTACAAT GAGATAGCGAGCGCCTACTATCCACCAATTGGAACGAGAGACCGTCATCAGCAGTTGGCCGAGCTTGGAATGGGACGAGGAACAGTCGGCTTGAATCCGATCGGCAGTGTCGGTTTTAGCGAGGAAGAACAGCAAGTTAGAATCGCCAAACGTATCGGACTGATCCAGCATCTACCCACCGGAGAATATGACGGTTCAAAAAAAGGAGAATGCGTTATATGCATGATGGAGTTAATTACCGGCGAGGAGGTTCGTTATCTCCCTTGCATGCACACTTATCACGCAGTATGCATAGACGACTGGTTGTTACGATCCTTAACGTGTCCTTCTTGCATGGAACCGGTCGATGCAGCGCTTATCAATTCTTACTACGCCACAACTTAA
- the LOC124411629 gene encoding nucleoporin Nup188, translating into MSIAPMGNLPYCKGLWSVISGTTCRCDKALVKDEIQSATELLKSGLEFFKPYSEASLKKVQDTNPPPRMLDIICKLSPMLNLDATIAWDLVCNFMLYEYRNCAETFASQLADATSTKALIEEIWDFYYSERVTLIKCLKLMVEYRDNKRHPHRNEFMEFFDEVLLGNLLKSVQRQIEALKFINTPVRSQLFNEEHLHKLYNNCLIEMRELLHIFTIILNDVHVADTEFVKIYGSISGEPRRLISSKSHEDKAAVSKKLGQIQFSQTALLLVGLDVMKHSGMEDWIRGVRSNMQDTFEHKCVRDSTPQDGPLLLAWMLANYAIESDNLDTLNNFRPFGIRAIQLNVFYYLQDLLDSEMIREDTQYSVIVRSSVYNLLTLLCSFIEEDRISQLPGVFNATASVLRYPETAARFWNERDDALWILYKLAIDCFPHKFEPLTAIATGLAEAGTKSAEKLMSQLDNIDSITLEVPRFQDTNVEFRPYERECIIHHNSFRIPSQSRNSTIEMENDKKVVIWFAKASYWDAFHYKIEQLFSEAGGGIVNVSDRKTILPDHVLQGFKLLEALLTANVELVQSMVIPTELSFEVINRFSYATLPINIYKIVAECIKASSKLVLKYPEDILSRMRTGVYPRFNNWYQKAPEFAQAISFDGGLVASWLSGIETIEHKYPILAAYLDILSNYLVIKHNKEAMYAVEIPGVVFLLQGVLPKLDSWYFALDSERVDLWLKSMFCLHYALDSNLPKSDIRIELQLVVAYSLLYLEPRHALLKLVRTGERILQSRMATETDWISGRGYKIIKSVQLALSVVNRLLMFRKNLGLGLEERSPLEVALYTSPCLPNGLLIVPTIVNYLYVWFSPSLQAMAVRLLKKFAEGFSMSLLVCMGMDGTTIRETFASRLMSPTCAAEVKVAILELVAICLERQPGLTEALFNIMHRAERNRIFPRPADEFLTQGCSQFLDLYLKRIHEEEDIIYDRLYYSTMVLLHAMWYHRNEILVNYFRKRANFWTHLFAPLFRELIPDTKGYSELVDIVTLELFKSPLLENDFTLNLKKLLDKDQKFLESLARYVLNGIPEQDPKERIDSSIDMIKIKPPLYEANLESWYHFVVRLTDEKISKNYPIATSQAQIITTLALDGLSAHVKEPYSSKMLILLSSLCLRCLSAWKQTCVGDSQIFKLKLIELIQDTVQSYQAYNKTLRHTLLSLIVGCIRVIKSTLAGDTSTLEYLLGNASVLATLEIEELAEAAKDQSRIRGEMAEKDLDDGAQALKGVRECIPATLTVCMVTQLLQLYVEHVKNQRVNCIQLQRMIRELTACVGLTLQRRPYFRFGRAALAALGVVARSLYSIYLVDDSLIANLWLSLLPPNDLKNSILDCLYDDCTGSHWRCQDWWPLYTLGLELLIGLVTRENCTIYAPMIVMFLGSHEHQLVEVSMLLRHTADPLAADVVQSLVALTSSMAVQPIIWNAIPPNIRESLFKCMYLAYDSTVNLLLRPRILKFIIDGISVESAEELQSCDEKLPSGELTLLVNRLIIINATCAGSFIRLSPKINTLIDTVYLQDFWYTPMAETNFGPPQMSMSSGPQLTYGTIISSTQLFTQALYSRQSVTSPRKSLSREDSVDSAKREWERATPENLRRIQMRDLKKILNPSLGSNTSEFSNYISGLDVTVPLLSSPRLIRRPYDPLICENTILSRATALVPSKHIARGGSPVNSHNTRSVNPWYACMEANNTRLALEVNLTLLICQALEGIKSPRLVPRDQQLIARETTTEMGVFFDFLRHRGTSDSWKVGASLVDVERTIQVSCPKEDFPLPARLVDGSRICKVPKRVASIHSDDSEGDDPTSEEEDALSDKDVVTTGCFQRDTSISQFLPLLGKLLKSIVESQDSAQYG; encoded by the exons atgAGCATCGCGCCGATGGGAAACCTGCC ATACTGCAAAGGCTTGTGGTCTGTAATATCAGGAACTACTTGCCGGTGCGATAAGGCTCTAGTCAAAGATGAAATACAGAGCGCAACTGAGCTACTCAAAAGTggtcttgaatttttcaaaccttaTTCTGAAGCTTCATTGAAAAAAGTCCAAGACACAAATCCTCCACCGAGAATGTTGGacattatttgtaaattgtcGCCAATGCTG AATTTGGATGCAACAATTGCCTGGGACCTAGTGTGTAACTTCATGTTATACGAGTACCGAAACTGTGCAGAGACTTTTGCATCGCAACTGGCTGATGCAACATCAACGAAAGCTTTAATTGAGGAGATCtgggatttttattattcggaGCGAGTGACGCTGATCAAATGTCTCAAGCTGATGGTAGAATATAGGGACAACAAGAGACATCCGCATAGGAACGAGTTTATGGAGTTTTTTGATGAAGTTTTGCTGgggaatttattgaaatcagTTCAGAGGCAGATCGAAGCCTTGAAGTTCATAAACACACCTGTCAGATCTCAGCTATTTAACGAAGAACATCTTCACAAACTCTATAATAACTGTCTAATCGAAATGCGAGAACTCCTGCACATTTTTACAATCATTTTAAATGATGTACATGTTGCAGATACAGAATTCGTCAAAATTTATGGAAGCATAAGT GGAGAACCAAGGCGCTTGATAAGTTCAAAAAGCCACGAAGACAAAGCAGCAGTATCAAAAAAACTGGGACAGATACAATTCAGCCAAACTGCGTTGCTTCTCGTTGGATTGGATGTAATGAAACA tAGCGGAATGGAGGACTGGATTCGAGGTGTGCGAAGTAACATGCAAGACACTTTTGAGCACAAATGCGTCCGCGATAGTACGCCGCAAGATGGGCCTCTACTCTTGGCTTGGATGCTCGCAAACTATGCTATCGAGTCAGATAATCTTGACACGTTGAACAATTTTCGGCCTTTCGGTATCAGGGCTATACAGCTGAACGTATTTTACTATCTTCAAGATTTATTGGACAGTGAAATGATTCGAGAAGATACTCAGTACTCCGTGATAGTCAGGAGTAGCGTTTACAATTTGCTCACTCTTCTCTGCTCGTTTATCGAGGAGGACAGGATCAGTCAGTTACCGGGGGTCTTCAACGCAACAGCATCTGTGCTAAGGTATCCAGAAACTGCTGCAAGGTTCTGGAACGAAAGGGACGACGCTCTGTGGATCTTGTACAAACTCGCTATTGATTGTTTTCCACACAAATTTGAACCTCTCACGGCCATCGCGACTGGCTTAGCTGAGGCTGGAACTAAAAGCGCAGAAAAG CTGATGTCGCAACTGGATAACATAGATTCGATAACATTGGAAGTTCCTCGATTTCAAGACACGAATGTGGAGTTTAGACCCTACGAACGAGAGTGTATAATTCACCATAACTCGTTCCGAATCCCAAGCCAATCTAGGAATAGCACGATAGAAATGGAGAATGATAAGAAGGTCGTCATTTGGTTTGCAAAAGCGAGTTACTGGGACGCTTTTCACTACAAGATAGAGCAGCTGTTCTCCGAAGCGGGAGGAGGGATAGTAAACGTCAGTGACAGGAAGACGATTCTGCCGGATCACGTGTTACAGGGTTTCAAGCTGCTGGAAGCTCTGCTCACTGCGAATGTCGAGCTGGTACAAAGTATGGTGATACCGACGGAGCTAAGCTTCGAAGTAATAAACAGATTCTCCTACGCGACTCTGCCAATCAACATATACAAAATAGTGGCAGAATGTATAAAAGCATCCTCGAAGCTAGTCCTGAAGTATCCAGAAGACATACTATCGCGTATGCGAACCGGCGTTTACCCCAGATTCAATAACTGGTATCAAAAGGCACCTGAATTTGCTCAGGCAATTTCGTTTGACGGAGGGCTTGTCGCTTCCTGGTTGTCGGGAATCGAGACAATTGAGCACAAGTACCCGATACTCGCGGCTTATCTCGACATCCTGTCCAATTACCTAGTCATTAAGCACAACAAGGAGGCGATGTACGCTGTTGAAATTCCAGGAGTGGTTTTCCTGCTTCAGGGCGTCCTCCCCAAACTGGATTCCTGGTACTTCGCTCTCGACTCAGAGAGGGTCGACCTATGGCTGAAAAGTATGTTTTGCTTGCACTATGCGCTGGATTCCAATCTGCCTAAATCCGACATCCGTATCGAGCTTCAGCTCGTCGTTGCTTACAGCCTGTTGTACCTCGAGCCGCGTCACGCTCTCCTGAAGCTGGTCAGAACCGGAGAACGGATTTTACAAAGCAGGATGGCGACTGAGACGGACTGGATAAGCGGACGAGGGTACAAGATAATAAAGAGTGTGCAGCTTGCACTATCGGTTGTAAATCGACTCCTCATGTTCAGAAAGAACCTCGGCCTGGGTCTGGAAGAAAGATCGCCACTCGAAGTTGCCTTGTACACGTCTCCCTGTTTGCCAAACGGGCTTTTAATTGTTCCGACGATCGTCAACTACCTTTACGTGTGGTTCAGTCCTTCTCTTCAAGCGATGGCTGTCaggttgttaaaaaaatttgccgaaGGTTTCTCCATGTCGTTGTTAGTCTGCATGGGAATGGACGGTACGACGATTCGCGAAACATTCGCATCACGGCTCATGTCTCCGACGTGCGCTGCCGAAGTCAAGGTGGCTATTCTGGAACTGGTCGCTATCTGCCTGGAGAGACAGCCAGGATTGACCGAGGCGCTCTTTAATATAATGCACCGCGCCGAAAGGAACAGAATCTTCCCTCGACCGGCTGACGAATTTTTAACACAAGGATGCAGCCAATTTTTGGATTTGTATTTGAAAAGGATCCACGAAGAGGAGGACATTATTTATGACAGATTGTATTACAGCACCATGGTTCTGCTGCACGCCATGTGGTACCATCGCAACGAAATTTTAGTAAACTATTTCCGCAAACGTGCCAATTTCTGGACCCATCTCTTTGCCCCATTGTTCAGAGAACTGATTCCCGATACCAAAGGATATTCCGAGCTGGTGGACATAGTCACCTTGGAACTGTTCAAAAGTCCGCTTCTGGAAAACGACTTTAccctgaatttaaaaaaactccTCGACAAGGATCAAAAGTTCTTAGAAAGTCTCGCCAGGTACGTTCTTAACGGTATACCAGAGCAGGATCCCAAGGAACGCATCGACAGCTCCATCGACATGATCAAAATCAAGCCTCCCCTCTACGAGGCAAACTTGGAGTCATGGTATCACTTTGTCGTCAGACTGACCGACGAAAAGATCAGCAAAAATTATCCCATCGCTACTTCTCAGGCCCAGATAATAACCACACTCGCATTGGATGGCCTCTCGGCCCATGTGAAGGAGCCGTACAGTTCGAAGATGTTGATCCTACTCTCGTCTCTGTGTCTGAGGTGCCTATCTGCTTGGAAACAGACGTGTGTCGGGGATTCGCAAATCTTTAAGCTGAAACTGATCGAGCTGATCCAAGATACAGTTCAGTCGTATCAAGCCTACAATAAAACATTGAGACACACGCTACTCTCATTGATAGTCGGCTGTATCAGAGTGATAAAAAGCACTCTGGCTGGAGACACGTCGACGCTGGAATATCTCTTGGGAAACGCGAGCGTCTTGGCCACCTTGGAGATCGAAGAGCTCGCAGAGGCTGCGAAAGACCAGTCAAGAATCCGGGGGGAAATGGCAGAAAAGGACTTGGACGACGGAGCTCAGGCGTTGAAGGGGGTGCGCGAATGCATTCCAGCAACTTTGACCGTCTGCATGGTGACTCAGCTGCTTCAGCTCTACGTCGAGCATGTTAAAAATCAGCGAGTCAATTGTATCCAGCTACAGAGAATGATTCGGGAGCTGACAGCTTGCGTCGGACTGACCTTGCAGAGACGGCCATATTTCAGATTTGGCAGAGCAGCGCTCGCTGCTCTTGGAGTCGTCGCTAGATCGCTGTACAGCATTTACCTGGTCGACGACAGCCTCATCGCTAATCTTTGGCTTAGTTTACTACCGCCGAATGACCTAAAGAACAGTATTTTAGACTGTCTGTACGAC GACTGTACGGGCAGCCATTGGCGATGCCAGGATTGGTGGCCGCTTTACACTCTTGGACTGGAGCTGTTGATCGGTCTTGTAACGCGTGAGAATTGTACGATATACGCTCCCATGATCGTCATGTTTTTGGGATCCCACGAGCATCAGCTTGTCGAAGTTTCTATGCTACTGAGGCACACCGCAGACCCGCTCGCCGCAGATGTTGTTCAATCTCTGGTGGCCCTGACGTCGAGCATGGCCGTACAGCCGATCATCTGGAACGCGATACCACCGAATATTCGCGAATCTCTATTC AAATGTATGTATCTAGCTTACGACAGCACTGTGAATCTTCTTCTGCGTCCGCGAATATTGAAGTTTATCATAGACGGTATAAGCGTGGAGAGTGCGGAGGAACTTCAGTCCTGCGACGAGAAGCTACCTAGCGGGGAGTTGACGCTGCTGGTCAACAggcttataataataaacgcaACGTGCGCTGGAAGCTTCATTCGTTTGTCACCGAAGATCAACACCCTAATCGACACGGTTTACTTGCAAGATTTTTGGTATACACCAATGGCGGAGACGAACTTTGGTCCGCCGCAAATGAGCATGAGCTCAGGACCCCAGCTTACTTATGGCACAATAATAAGTTCGACGCAGCTCTTCACTCAGGCCTTGTACTCCCGGCAATCGGTGACGTCGCCGCGAAAATCGCTGAGTCGCGAGGACAGTGTAGACTCGGCTAAAAGGGAGTGGGAACGAGCGACCCCCGAAAACCTGCGGAGAATCCAAATGCGGGACTTGAAGAAAATCCTGAACCCCAGTTTGGGCTCCAACACCTCCGAGTTCAGCAACTACATTAGTGGTCTTGATGTAACCGTGCCGCTTCTGAGCAGTCCCAGGCTGATACGAAGGCCTTACGATCCTCTGATATGCGAGAATACGATTTTATCTCGAGCCACGGCTCTTGTACCTAGTAAACACATCGCAAGAGGTGGAAGTCCGGTCAATTCTCATAACACACGGTCGGTAAATCCGTGGTACGCTTGCATGGAGGCGAACAACACGAGGCTCGCTTTGGAAGTCAATTTAACTCTTTTGATATGCCAAGCTCTTGAGGGGATCAAAAGCCCTCGACTCGTACCGAGGGACCAGCAGCTTATAGCCAGAGAGACGACTACCGAAATGGGGGTGTTCTTCGACTTTCTAAGGCACAGAGGCACGTCGGACAGTTGGAAAGTGGGCGCGTCTTTAGTCGACGTGGAGAGAACTATACAGGTCTCTTGTCCCAAGGAAGATTTTCCATTACCGGCAAGATTGGTGGATGGAAGCAGGATATGCAAAGTGCCGAAGAGGGTTGCATCCATCCACAGCGATGACAGCGAAGGAGATGACCCGACGTCAGAAGAGGAAGACGCACTGTCGGATAAGGATGTGGTGACGACTGGTTGTTTCCAACGGGATACGAGTATCTCCCAGTTTTTACCTCTTCTCGGTAAACTTTTAaagtcgatcgttgagtcacAAGATTCTGCGCAGTATGGATAA